From Bacillus sp. FSL K6-3431, the proteins below share one genomic window:
- a CDS encoding aldo/keto reductase, giving the protein MTVETKTIEAVNGVKIPQLGFGVYRIKKKEEFEMAIREAIRVGFRHFDTAKIYGNEKALGTAIEKSQIPREQFFITSKVWNTDHGYKATKNAFEQTCKKLNVKYLDMYLIHFASPHYLETWKAMEELYMEGRIKVIGVANFEIQHLENIMKHSEIAPMINQIETHPEFPQNELHDYLKNHRILHEAWGPLGQGNKALLENLDLKTIAHEHQKTVAQVILRWHLQRGIIIIPKSSNPKRIKENSDIFDFVLTHEEMGKIIQLNTGKRYSIKPTGYMINPFYNRLMKIFMK; this is encoded by the coding sequence ATGACTGTAGAAACTAAGACAATTGAAGCGGTTAATGGCGTGAAAATCCCTCAATTGGGTTTCGGGGTGTACAGAATAAAGAAAAAGGAAGAGTTTGAAATGGCGATTCGTGAGGCTATCCGAGTAGGTTTTCGCCATTTTGATACGGCAAAAATTTATGGGAATGAAAAAGCATTAGGAACAGCCATTGAAAAAAGTCAGATCCCCCGAGAACAATTTTTTATTACTTCAAAGGTGTGGAATACGGATCACGGTTACAAAGCCACTAAGAATGCGTTTGAACAAACCTGTAAAAAGCTTAATGTAAAATATCTTGATATGTACCTCATCCATTTTGCTTCACCTCATTATCTGGAAACATGGAAAGCAATGGAGGAACTATACATGGAGGGAAGGATTAAAGTAATTGGCGTTGCGAATTTTGAAATTCAACACCTTGAAAACATCATGAAACATTCTGAAATCGCACCGATGATTAACCAGATCGAGACTCACCCGGAGTTCCCACAAAATGAACTTCATGACTACCTCAAGAATCACCGCATCTTACATGAGGCTTGGGGACCGTTGGGACAGGGGAATAAAGCGTTACTAGAAAATTTGGATTTAAAAACCATTGCCCATGAACATCAGAAAACGGTAGCTCAAGTCATTCTACGTTGGCATCTACAACGAGGAATTATTATTATTCCAAAATCATCAAATCCAAAAAGAATTAAAGAGAACAGCGATATTTTTGATTTTGTGTTAACCCATGAAGAAATGGGGAAAATCATCCAACTTAACACGGGTAAAAGGTATTCGATTAAACCCACTGGTTATATGATTAATCCATTTTACAATAGATTGATGAAAATTTTCATGAAGTAA
- a CDS encoding ArsR/SmtB family transcription factor gives MINQGVEENLVNKFKENQDILFAIGDQTRQAILITLMQGLQHPGMRVGEITAKTHLSRPAVSHHLKILKDAQIISVHKEGTMNYYHLDSKSRLLTLKGLVDQIEEMFFKCESDAILYQGERNGVRK, from the coding sequence ATGATTAATCAGGGAGTCGAAGAAAATCTGGTAAACAAATTCAAAGAAAATCAGGATATATTATTTGCAATCGGAGATCAAACCAGGCAAGCCATCCTTATTACCCTAATGCAAGGGCTACAACATCCCGGTATGCGAGTAGGGGAGATTACGGCAAAAACACATCTTTCACGACCAGCCGTATCCCACCATTTAAAAATCTTAAAGGACGCACAGATCATTAGTGTGCATAAAGAAGGAACCATGAATTATTATCATCTGGACTCCAAAAGCAGGCTCTTGACACTTAAAGGTCTTGTCGATCAGATCGAGGAAATGTTTTTTAAATGTGAATCAGACGCTATCCTATATCAGGGCGAAAGGAACGGGGTTAGAAAATGA
- a CDS encoding nucleotidyltransferase domain-containing protein, translating to MDENVIDQLKQKNKELIEIVAQKVLREYPSDIDLIGVYGSFFTGDFHEKSDLDLLVVLNDDNGHGISSCFILDNIGYDIYGSPWQKLESMASYDHTFIAEVIDVDIVYYRNLQSRKRFTKLREKALDIINSPLSPKILEKVKKHLDNVALALGKMMSEEEIGTVKKLSGDVIHHLIDTVCYLNHSYFKLGVKRHLEEIRSMKRVPKHFEVYVNGVIHATSVPAIKEISTQLVKTVKELYDEISDETVEKSVPTKDQLRGTYEEIWSNWYNKIRYAAEHKDVFLAFSSGVNCQDFYNEMHANHGTVRIDLMKHFYHNDLNAFVNAFEEAMQLYKKEYAKVQMQVLEYDSVDAFRKDYLG from the coding sequence ATGGATGAAAATGTAATAGATCAATTGAAGCAAAAAAATAAAGAATTAATTGAAATCGTAGCACAAAAGGTTCTTAGAGAATATCCAAGTGATATTGATTTAATAGGAGTTTATGGTTCCTTTTTTACTGGCGATTTTCATGAGAAATCAGATTTGGATTTATTAGTAGTATTAAATGATGATAATGGACACGGAATTTCAAGTTGTTTCATATTGGATAATATAGGATATGATATCTATGGTTCACCATGGCAGAAACTTGAAAGTATGGCATCTTATGATCATACATTTATCGCGGAGGTTATAGATGTTGATATTGTTTATTACAGAAATCTTCAAAGTAGGAAGCGATTTACGAAGCTCAGAGAAAAAGCACTGGATATCATAAACAGTCCCTTGTCTCCGAAGATACTGGAAAAAGTAAAAAAACACCTTGATAATGTGGCCCTTGCTCTTGGGAAAATGATGTCTGAGGAAGAAATAGGAACTGTAAAAAAATTATCGGGGGATGTGATCCATCATTTGATAGATACCGTATGTTATCTGAATCATAGTTATTTTAAACTTGGAGTTAAGCGCCATCTAGAAGAGATACGCTCTATGAAACGTGTTCCAAAACATTTTGAAGTATATGTTAATGGTGTTATTCATGCAACTTCGGTGCCTGCTATTAAAGAAATTTCAACTCAATTAGTTAAAACAGTTAAAGAATTGTATGACGAGATTTCAGATGAAACAGTGGAAAAATCAGTTCCAACCAAAGACCAACTTAGAGGAACATATGAAGAGATTTGGTCAAACTGGTACAATAAAATACGATATGCTGCGGAGCATAAAGATGTATTTCTGGCTTTTTCTTCAGGTGTTAACTGTCAGGATTTTTATAACGAAATGCATGCAAATCATGGGACAGTCCGTATCGATTTAATGAAACATTTTTATCATAACGACTTAAATGCCTTTGTCAATGCGTTTGAAGAAGCAATGCAACTATATAAGAAAGAATACGCTAAAGTACAAATGCAAGTTCTCGAGTATGATTCTGTTGATGCATTCAGAAAAGATTATCTTGGATAA
- a CDS encoding XtrA/YqaO family protein produces MNIQDIELTETNRLEIDIMEIPTSCVIVICDGKVKLRELPPHGEYKIVTHQGKVKRMRREEGEEF; encoded by the coding sequence ATGAATATACAAGATATAGAATTGACTGAGACAAATAGACTAGAGATTGATATAATGGAAATACCAACCAGTTGCGTGATTGTCATTTGTGATGGGAAGGTGAAATTAAGAGAATTGCCGCCACATGGTGAATATAAAATTGTTACACATCAGGGTAAAGTGAAGCGGATGAGAAGGGAAGAGGGGGAGGAGTTTTGA